In a single window of the Micrococcaceae bacterium Sec5.7 genome:
- a CDS encoding ABC transporter ATP-binding protein has translation MDNVVEIAGLVKSFGRTLALDGLDLAVERGEVHGFLGPNGAGKTTTLRILLGLLRASGGSAILLGGDPWRDAATLHRRLAYVPGDVVLWPNLTGGEIIDILGRFRGGLSKRRRDELIGIFELDPRRKAHTYSKGNRQKVGLVAALASDAELMIFDEPTVGLDPLMEAVFKSQVRAARDEGGSVLLSSHMLTEVEQLCDRVSIIRSGRNVETGTLAELRHLASSRVTAVLGSVPAQLSAMAGVSDVRVDGRRVSFHADAEALDAIMGLLARHEIRSLTIQPPTLEELFLSHYGTDIGAPGAPGASAAGGRRSRAAS, from the coding sequence ATGGACAACGTCGTCGAGATTGCCGGGCTGGTCAAGAGCTTCGGTAGAACTTTGGCTCTGGACGGGCTGGATCTCGCCGTTGAACGTGGCGAAGTCCACGGGTTTCTGGGCCCCAACGGCGCCGGTAAAACCACCACGCTGCGCATCCTGCTGGGTCTTCTCAGGGCCTCCGGCGGGTCTGCCATTCTGCTCGGCGGCGACCCGTGGCGCGATGCCGCCACGCTGCACCGCAGGCTGGCCTATGTGCCGGGCGACGTCGTTCTGTGGCCGAATCTGACCGGCGGCGAGATCATCGATATTCTCGGCCGATTCCGCGGCGGCTTGAGCAAACGCCGCCGCGATGAGCTCATCGGGATCTTTGAGCTCGATCCGCGCAGGAAGGCGCACACGTACTCCAAGGGCAACAGGCAGAAAGTCGGCCTGGTGGCGGCATTGGCGTCGGACGCCGAACTGATGATCTTTGATGAACCGACGGTCGGGCTGGATCCGCTGATGGAAGCCGTCTTCAAGTCCCAGGTCCGCGCGGCACGTGATGAAGGCGGCTCCGTGCTGCTCTCCAGCCACATGCTGACCGAGGTCGAACAGCTCTGTGACCGTGTCAGCATCATCCGCTCCGGGCGCAATGTCGAGACCGGCACGCTGGCTGAGCTGCGTCATTTGGCCAGCAGCCGGGTCACCGCCGTGCTCGGCTCCGTCCCTGCGCAGCTGTCCGCGATGGCGGGCGTTTCGGACGTACGCGTGGATGGCCGGCGTGTGTCCTTCCATGCCGACGCCGAGGCCCTGGACGCCATCATGGGACTGCTGGCCCGGCATGAAATACGCTCACTCACGATCCAGCCACCCACTCTGGAGGAACTATTCCTGAGCCACTACGGCACGGACATCGGCGCGCCCGGCGCGCCCGGCGCATCGGCCGCGGGAGGACGCAGGAGCCGGGCGGCGTCATGA
- a CDS encoding NADP-dependent isocitrate dehydrogenase has translation MSKIIYTHTDEAPMLATYSFLPIVEAFASTAGVEVETRDISLAGRIIAGFGDYLTEEQRIGDALSELGELAKSPDANIIKLPNISASVPQLKSAIAELQAKGYELPDYPDNPSSDIETGVRSRYDKIKGSAVNPVLREGNSDRRAPLSVKNYARQNPHSMGAWSSESKTNVATMGTDDFRFNEKSVVIAADDTISIQLVREDGTVKVLKKAFPVLAGEVVDGTVLRAAALDEFLAAQIVRAKEEGVLFSAHLKATMMKVSDPVIFGHVVKAYFSDLFATYGKQLAAAGLSANNGLASIVNGLEDLPEDVREGVQAAIKKGLEDGPALAMVDSDKGITSLHAPSDIIVDASMPAMIRTSGKMWGPDGKEADTLAVIPDSCYAGVYQTVLDDCRAHGAFDPTTMGTVPNVGLMAQAAEEYGSHDKTFEIQAAGTVQVVDSSGAVLIQHEVAPGDIWRACQTKDLPIRDWVKLAVTRARASKTPAVFWLDEGRAHDARLIAKVKEYLLDHDTEGLQIEIMTPEDATAFTLERIRKGEDTISVSGNVLRDYLTDLFPILELGTSAKMLSVVPLMNGGGLFETGAGGSAPKHVQQLLKENHLRWDSLGEFLALAVSFEHLATTTGNARAQVLADTLDRATGTFLLENKSPSRKAGELDNRGSHFYLAQYWAQELARQTQDAELAAAFSAVAEALKSNEEEIVSELAAVQGAPAEIGGYFRPDASKTSAIMRPSAKLNEVLATLK, from the coding sequence ATGTCCAAGATTATCTATACCCACACCGACGAAGCGCCGATGCTGGCCACATATTCGTTTTTGCCGATCGTTGAGGCCTTTGCTTCGACTGCAGGTGTGGAGGTGGAGACCCGCGACATCTCGCTTGCCGGCCGGATCATCGCCGGTTTCGGCGATTACCTCACTGAGGAGCAGCGGATCGGCGATGCCCTCTCTGAACTGGGCGAGCTGGCCAAGAGCCCGGACGCCAACATCATCAAACTGCCCAACATCAGCGCTTCCGTTCCCCAGCTGAAGTCCGCCATCGCTGAGCTCCAGGCCAAGGGCTATGAGCTCCCGGACTACCCGGACAACCCGTCCTCGGATATTGAGACGGGCGTCCGCTCGCGCTACGACAAGATCAAGGGCTCGGCCGTCAACCCGGTCCTGCGCGAAGGTAACTCTGACCGCCGCGCACCTCTTTCAGTGAAGAACTACGCCCGCCAGAACCCGCACTCCATGGGTGCCTGGTCGTCGGAGTCCAAGACCAACGTCGCCACCATGGGTACAGACGACTTCCGCTTCAACGAGAAGTCCGTGGTTATTGCTGCCGATGACACCATCTCAATCCAGCTGGTCCGCGAAGACGGCACGGTAAAGGTCCTGAAGAAGGCCTTCCCCGTGCTGGCCGGTGAAGTTGTGGACGGCACCGTGCTCCGTGCCGCGGCCCTGGACGAGTTCCTGGCCGCCCAGATAGTCCGTGCCAAGGAAGAGGGCGTGCTTTTCTCCGCACATCTGAAGGCAACCATGATGAAGGTCTCCGACCCCGTCATCTTCGGCCACGTGGTCAAGGCCTACTTCTCGGATCTCTTCGCGACATACGGCAAACAGCTCGCCGCTGCGGGTCTGAGCGCCAACAACGGGCTTGCTTCCATCGTGAACGGCCTCGAGGATCTTCCGGAGGACGTCCGCGAAGGCGTGCAGGCCGCCATCAAGAAGGGCCTCGAAGACGGCCCGGCGCTGGCCATGGTGGATTCGGACAAGGGCATCACCAGCCTGCACGCCCCCAGCGACATCATCGTTGACGCTTCCATGCCCGCCATGATCCGGACGTCCGGCAAGATGTGGGGCCCGGACGGCAAGGAAGCGGACACCCTCGCTGTGATCCCGGACAGCTGCTACGCCGGGGTCTACCAGACCGTGCTCGATGACTGCCGTGCCCACGGCGCCTTCGATCCCACCACCATGGGCACCGTACCCAACGTCGGCCTGATGGCGCAGGCGGCCGAGGAATACGGCAGCCACGACAAGACCTTCGAAATCCAGGCAGCCGGCACCGTCCAGGTCGTGGACAGCTCCGGCGCCGTGCTGATCCAGCACGAGGTGGCCCCCGGCGACATCTGGCGCGCCTGCCAGACCAAGGATCTGCCCATCCGCGACTGGGTCAAGCTGGCTGTCACCCGTGCCCGCGCCTCCAAGACCCCTGCCGTTTTCTGGCTGGATGAAGGCCGCGCACACGACGCCAGGCTGATCGCCAAGGTCAAGGAATACCTGCTGGACCACGATACCGAGGGCCTGCAGATCGAGATCATGACCCCGGAGGACGCAACTGCCTTCACGCTGGAGCGTATCCGCAAGGGCGAGGACACCATCTCGGTATCCGGCAACGTGCTCCGTGACTACCTCACGGACCTCTTCCCGATCCTTGAGCTCGGCACCAGCGCCAAGATGCTCTCCGTGGTTCCGCTGATGAACGGCGGCGGACTTTTCGAGACCGGTGCCGGCGGATCCGCCCCGAAGCACGTCCAGCAGCTTCTGAAGGAAAACCACCTCCGCTGGGACAGCCTGGGTGAATTCCTTGCCCTGGCCGTCAGCTTCGAGCACCTGGCCACCACCACGGGCAACGCCCGCGCCCAGGTCCTGGCCGACACCCTGGACCGCGCCACCGGAACGTTCCTGCTGGAGAACAAGTCCCCAAGCCGCAAGGCGGGGGAGCTGGACAACCGCGGAAGCCACTTCTACCTGGCGCAGTACTGGGCCCAGGAACTGGCCAGGCAGACTCAGGATGCCGAGCTGGCAGCCGCGTTCTCCGCCGTTGCCGAAGCGCTGAAGTCCAACGAGGAAGAGATCGTATCCGAGCTTGCCGCCGTGCAGGGCGCCCCGGCCGAGATCGGCGGCTATTTCCGCCCCGATGCGTCCAAGACTTCTGCGATCATGCGCCCCTCCGCCAAGCTGAACGAGGTTCTGGCCACGCTGAAGTAG
- the purH gene encoding bifunctional phosphoribosylaminoimidazolecarboxamide formyltransferase/IMP cyclohydrolase — translation MSFTQLDRVPIRRALISVYDKTGLEELAKGLHAAGVKIVSTGSTAKTIAAAGIPVTEVEEVTGSPEMLDGRVKTLHPRVHGGILADRRVPAHMETLAGMEIETFDLVVVNLYPFVETVKSGAEQDAVVEQIDIGGPAMVRSAAKNHAAVAIVVDPAFYGEVVAAAAEGGFDLKTRRRLAAKAFAHTATYDNAVATWTASQFLDEDGDGVIDWPAYAGLALERSEVLRYGENPHQQAALYVDKAAPAGIAQADQLHGKAMSYNNFVDADAALRAAFDFAGPAVAIIKHANPCGVAVGAAGSADPIADAHAKAHACDPVSAFGGVIAANRTVTAGMARTVAEIFTEVVIAPGFEPEAVEILSKKKNIRLLTLPEGYGRYPAEIRQVSGGVLVQIADNVDADGDTPANWTLAAGKAADEATLADLAFAWTACRAAKSNAILLAVDGAAVGVGMGQVNRLDSCKLAVERANTLAGEENERARGAVAASDAFFPFADGLQILLDAGIRAVVQPGGSVRDEEVIAAANAAGITMYFTGARHFFH, via the coding sequence GTGAGCTTCACGCAGCTTGACCGTGTTCCCATCCGCCGGGCCTTGATTTCGGTCTACGACAAAACCGGTCTGGAGGAGCTCGCCAAAGGCCTGCACGCAGCGGGGGTGAAGATTGTGTCCACCGGTTCCACCGCCAAGACCATCGCCGCGGCCGGCATCCCGGTAACCGAGGTCGAGGAAGTCACCGGCTCTCCCGAGATGCTGGACGGCCGCGTCAAGACCCTCCACCCGCGCGTGCACGGCGGCATCCTGGCCGACCGCCGCGTCCCGGCACACATGGAAACCCTGGCCGGCATGGAAATCGAGACCTTCGACCTCGTGGTGGTGAACCTCTACCCGTTTGTGGAGACCGTGAAGTCCGGCGCCGAGCAGGACGCCGTGGTTGAGCAGATCGACATCGGAGGCCCCGCCATGGTGCGCTCCGCCGCGAAGAACCACGCCGCCGTCGCCATTGTTGTTGACCCCGCCTTCTACGGCGAAGTGGTTGCCGCCGCCGCCGAGGGCGGTTTTGACCTGAAGACCCGGCGCAGGCTGGCCGCCAAGGCGTTCGCGCACACCGCCACGTATGACAACGCCGTTGCAACCTGGACCGCCAGCCAGTTCCTGGATGAAGACGGCGACGGCGTGATCGACTGGCCTGCCTACGCCGGCCTGGCGCTGGAGCGCTCCGAGGTCCTCCGCTACGGCGAAAACCCGCACCAGCAGGCCGCGCTGTACGTGGACAAGGCTGCCCCGGCCGGCATCGCGCAGGCGGACCAGCTGCACGGCAAGGCCATGAGCTACAACAACTTCGTGGACGCCGACGCCGCCCTCCGCGCCGCGTTCGACTTCGCCGGGCCTGCGGTGGCCATCATCAAGCACGCCAACCCGTGCGGTGTGGCCGTCGGTGCCGCTGGCTCCGCCGACCCCATCGCCGACGCCCACGCCAAGGCCCACGCCTGCGATCCCGTCTCCGCATTCGGCGGCGTGATTGCCGCCAACCGCACCGTCACTGCCGGCATGGCCCGCACCGTGGCGGAGATCTTCACCGAGGTGGTCATCGCGCCCGGCTTCGAGCCGGAAGCCGTGGAGATCCTCTCCAAAAAGAAGAACATCCGCCTGCTCACCCTGCCCGAGGGCTACGGCCGCTACCCGGCCGAAATCCGCCAGGTCTCCGGTGGCGTTCTGGTGCAGATCGCGGACAACGTGGATGCCGACGGCGATACCCCCGCCAACTGGACCCTCGCCGCCGGCAAAGCCGCAGACGAGGCAACCCTCGCGGACCTCGCCTTCGCCTGGACCGCCTGCCGCGCAGCCAAGTCCAACGCCATCCTGCTCGCCGTTGACGGGGCCGCCGTGGGTGTGGGCATGGGCCAGGTCAACCGCCTGGACTCCTGCAAGCTGGCCGTTGAACGCGCCAACACACTGGCGGGCGAAGAGAACGAGCGCGCCCGCGGCGCCGTAGCGGCGTCTGACGCGTTCTTCCCGTTTGCCGACGGCCTGCAGATCCTGCTCGACGCCGGCATCCGCGCCGTGGTCCAGCCCGGCGGTTCCGTCCGCGACGAGGAAGTCATCGCCGCGGCCAATGCGGCCGGCATCACCATGTACTTCACGGGTGCACGCCACTTCTTCCACTAG
- a CDS encoding BadF/BadG/BcrA/BcrD ATPase family protein, whose amino-acid sequence MDSNAMVLVADIGKSRCRVELREGVVDLAAGTWRSEVLAAADSAGFPGLGIHNGAAEAFLLITETAARLQPPAPPGLVPGRIPGDGPQPYFSPLTGAGAAVAGVEASSGQSKELARLLAGYFGVPAAVLSDATAAHLGALHREPGTVLIVGTGAVAFRFDREGTLHRADGWGPLLGDRGSGRWIGQQGLQAVLEAHDGGRATSLSAQAAALVELPGQDPSPENLPGWLATQTNPSRAMARFAPKVLAEAEAGDAVARGIVDEACRILTVTVTRAVGTHAGPPATTTFPRVALLGGVVQSGFFAGLLTESLTRAGIEVVAAQGDGLTGASLAATGRELLQERYIHRAGQH is encoded by the coding sequence ATGGACAGCAATGCCATGGTCCTCGTGGCCGATATCGGCAAAAGCCGCTGCCGGGTCGAGCTGCGCGAAGGTGTGGTGGATCTGGCCGCCGGCACCTGGCGTTCTGAAGTCCTGGCCGCCGCCGATTCCGCCGGCTTTCCGGGGCTGGGCATTCACAATGGCGCCGCGGAAGCGTTCCTGCTGATCACGGAGACCGCGGCCCGGCTGCAGCCACCGGCGCCTCCCGGCCTCGTTCCGGGCAGGATCCCGGGAGACGGCCCGCAGCCCTACTTCAGCCCGCTCACCGGAGCCGGCGCCGCCGTGGCCGGGGTGGAAGCCTCCTCCGGGCAATCCAAGGAACTTGCCCGGCTGCTGGCCGGGTACTTCGGAGTCCCCGCGGCGGTGCTCTCCGATGCGACGGCGGCCCACCTCGGAGCGCTCCACCGCGAGCCGGGAACCGTGCTGATTGTGGGGACCGGCGCGGTGGCGTTCCGTTTTGACCGCGAGGGCACCCTCCACCGCGCGGACGGCTGGGGTCCGCTTCTGGGTGACCGCGGCAGCGGCCGGTGGATCGGCCAGCAGGGCCTGCAGGCAGTTCTTGAAGCGCACGACGGCGGCCGGGCCACTTCGCTGAGTGCCCAGGCCGCCGCGCTGGTGGAGCTGCCCGGACAGGACCCGTCACCGGAAAATCTGCCCGGCTGGCTCGCCACACAGACCAATCCGTCGCGTGCCATGGCCCGCTTCGCGCCCAAGGTGCTGGCCGAAGCGGAGGCGGGTGACGCCGTCGCACGCGGGATCGTCGACGAAGCCTGCCGGATCCTGACGGTGACGGTGACGCGTGCGGTCGGCACGCACGCCGGGCCCCCGGCAACCACCACGTTCCCTCGGGTGGCCCTGCTTGGCGGCGTGGTGCAATCAGGGTTCTTCGCCGGTCTGCTGACCGAATCACTCACCCGGGCCGGGATCGAGGTGGTGGCGGCGCAGGGCGATGGACTGACCGGCGCCTCCCTCGCCGCCACCGGCCGCGAACTTCTCCAGGAAAGGTACATCCACCGTGCCGGACAACACTGA